Proteins co-encoded in one Paraburkholderia terrae genomic window:
- the tehA gene encoding dicarboxylate transporter/tellurite-resistance protein TehA gives MKSTSISASLFSIVLGLSGLGQSWRVAARMWHVSAAVGEAILLLATLVWCGLLITYVLHALRNPAEVVDEFKHPVAGGTAALLGVSTLLIVQAVFPYSRGLAAALAVAGLAWHLSFALWHTGMLWQGGRDMLDTAPTLYLPTVAGNFTGAAALATMGRPEWGWLLFGAGIFSWLAIEPLIIYRLWHGAALPPKQRPLLGIQFAPPVVGAAAALVLQPGSVDHWIVMLLGYGLFQMLIGLRLGGWLTKHPFAPSWWAYTFGVASATLACMKLAHAGVPPAQTLSVPVFVGANLFIGYLSVRTLAHLFDPSETQARISRID, from the coding sequence ATGAAAAGCACCTCGATTTCCGCTTCGCTCTTCAGCATCGTGCTCGGTCTGTCCGGCCTCGGCCAGTCATGGCGGGTCGCAGCGCGAATGTGGCATGTGAGCGCCGCCGTTGGCGAAGCGATCCTGCTGCTTGCGACGCTCGTCTGGTGCGGACTGTTGATCACCTATGTGCTGCACGCGTTGCGCAATCCCGCCGAAGTCGTCGACGAGTTCAAGCATCCCGTCGCCGGTGGCACAGCCGCGCTGCTCGGCGTGTCGACGCTGCTGATCGTGCAGGCCGTTTTCCCGTATTCCCGCGGACTCGCAGCGGCGCTCGCCGTGGCAGGGCTCGCGTGGCATCTGAGTTTCGCGCTGTGGCATACGGGCATGTTGTGGCAGGGCGGGCGCGACATGCTCGACACGGCGCCCACGCTCTATCTGCCGACCGTCGCCGGTAACTTCACAGGCGCGGCGGCGCTCGCCACGATGGGCCGTCCCGAATGGGGCTGGCTGCTGTTCGGTGCGGGCATTTTTTCGTGGCTCGCAATCGAGCCATTGATCATCTATCGCTTGTGGCACGGTGCCGCGCTGCCGCCCAAGCAGCGGCCGTTGCTCGGCATCCAGTTCGCGCCGCCCGTCGTCGGCGCGGCGGCTGCGCTGGTGTTGCAGCCGGGTTCCGTCGATCACTGGATCGTGATGCTGCTCGGCTATGGTCTGTTCCAGATGCTGATTGGCTTGCGGCTCGGCGGCTGGCTGACGAAGCATCCGTTCGCGCCGTCATGGTGGGCGTACACGTTCGGTGTCGCGTCGGCGACGCTCGCGTGCATGAAGCTCGCGCACGCGGGCGTGCCGCCTGCCCAGACGCTGTCGGTGCCCGTGTTCGTCGGCGCGAATCTGTTCATCGGCTATCTGAGCGTGCGTACGCTGGCGCATCTGTTCGATCCGTCGGAGACGCAGGCGCGGATATCGCGTATCGATTGA
- a CDS encoding glutathione binding-like protein — MPDPSIFPIAKKWPAAHPERIQLYSLPTPNGVKVSIMLEETGLAYEPHLVRFDTNDQMSPEFMSLNPNNKIPAIIDPNGPDGEPLPLFESGAILIYLADKTGQLMSQRASDRYETIQWVMFQMGGIGPMFGQVGFFHKFAGKDYEDKRPRERYVNESKRLLSVLNERLATRKWIMGDDYTIADIATFPWVRNLVGFYEASDLVGFEDFPHVKRALDAFLARPAVVRGLDIPKRA, encoded by the coding sequence ATGCCTGACCCATCCATTTTCCCGATCGCGAAAAAGTGGCCCGCTGCGCATCCCGAGCGCATCCAGCTGTACTCGCTGCCGACGCCCAACGGCGTCAAGGTGTCGATCATGCTGGAAGAAACAGGTCTCGCGTACGAACCGCATCTGGTGCGCTTCGATACGAACGATCAGATGTCGCCGGAATTTATGTCGCTCAATCCGAACAACAAGATTCCCGCGATCATCGATCCGAACGGCCCCGATGGCGAGCCGCTGCCGCTCTTCGAGTCGGGCGCGATCCTGATCTATCTCGCGGACAAGACGGGGCAACTGATGTCGCAGCGCGCGTCGGACCGCTACGAGACGATTCAATGGGTGATGTTCCAGATGGGAGGGATCGGACCGATGTTCGGTCAGGTCGGCTTCTTCCACAAATTCGCGGGCAAGGACTACGAGGACAAGCGTCCGCGCGAGCGCTACGTCAACGAATCGAAGCGGCTGCTCAGCGTGCTGAACGAGCGGCTCGCGACGCGCAAGTGGATCATGGGCGACGACTACACGATTGCCGATATCGCCACGTTCCCGTGGGTGCGCAATCTGGTCGGCTTCTACGAGGCTTCCGATCTTGTCGGCTTTGAAGACTTCCCGCATGTGAAGCGCGCGCTCGACGCGTTTCTGGCGCGTCCTGCCGTTGTGCGAGGGTTGGACATTCCGAAGCGCGCGTAA
- a CDS encoding phosphocholine-specific phospholipase C: protein MTSKNRRDFLRAAAQAAGSATALTMLPLGIRNALAIPANNKTGSIRDIEHIVVLMQENRSFDHYFGTLRGVRGFGDTRAINLPNGKPVWHQPLAGGVGEVLPFRPTAPNLGLQFLQDLPHDWPTTHGAWNGGRNDQWVPNKGTTTMAYLTRDDIPFHYQLADSFTICDAYHCSLMGATDPNRYYMWTGWVGNDGSGGGPVVDNSELGYGWSTYPEVLETAGISWKIYQDIGTGLDANGSWGWTNNPYIGNYGDNSLLYFNQYRNAQPGNPLYEKARTGTNVSAGGTYFDVLRKDVQSNQLPQVSWIVAPEAYSEHPNWPANYGAWYVDQVLQILTSNPEVWSKTALLINYDENDGFFDHMSPPFAPSSSANGLSTVDTTNEIYPGGNNGKYAAGPYGLGPRVPMLVVSPWSKGGFVCSEVFDHTSVIQFIEARFGHGHKLSEPNITPWRRTVCGDLTSAFNFKNPNDAFPTLPSTASYKPQDQNRHPDYVPLPPAVGSVPKQEPGVRPARAVPYELFVRINDDSSGKLSMRFVNTGDAGANFLVFEALSADAPRTYTVEAGKRLVDQLPVKADGSYDFTVHGPNGFLRRFAGKQVAQHFWNSHDRANPEVAEGYDVANGNLQLRLKNDGNTRCQFKIVNAYDSGKPLTHTVRGGDSDTVNLDLRHVYGWYDLTITVDSDASFTRRFAGHVETGKPSMSDPALGGQ from the coding sequence ATGACTTCAAAAAACCGCCGTGATTTTCTGCGAGCCGCAGCCCAGGCAGCCGGCTCCGCCACCGCATTGACGATGCTTCCCCTCGGCATCCGCAATGCGCTCGCGATTCCCGCGAACAACAAGACGGGCAGCATCCGCGATATCGAGCACATCGTCGTGCTGATGCAGGAGAACCGCTCGTTCGATCATTACTTCGGCACGCTGCGAGGCGTGCGCGGTTTCGGCGACACGCGCGCGATCAACCTGCCGAACGGCAAACCGGTGTGGCATCAACCGCTGGCGGGCGGCGTCGGCGAAGTGCTGCCGTTCCGTCCGACGGCGCCGAATCTCGGCCTGCAGTTCCTGCAAGACCTGCCGCACGACTGGCCGACGACGCACGGCGCATGGAACGGCGGCCGCAACGACCAGTGGGTGCCGAACAAGGGCACGACGACGATGGCGTACCTCACGCGCGACGACATCCCCTTCCACTATCAGTTGGCCGACTCGTTCACGATCTGCGACGCGTACCACTGCTCGCTGATGGGCGCGACCGACCCGAACCGCTACTACATGTGGACAGGCTGGGTCGGCAACGACGGCTCGGGCGGCGGCCCCGTCGTCGACAACTCGGAACTGGGTTACGGCTGGTCGACGTATCCCGAGGTGCTGGAAACAGCGGGCATTTCGTGGAAGATCTATCAGGACATCGGCACGGGCCTGGATGCAAATGGATCGTGGGGCTGGACGAACAATCCGTATATCGGCAACTACGGCGACAACTCGCTGCTCTACTTCAACCAGTATCGCAACGCGCAGCCGGGCAATCCGCTGTACGAGAAGGCGCGCACGGGCACGAACGTGTCGGCGGGCGGCACGTACTTCGACGTGCTGCGCAAGGACGTGCAGAGCAACCAGTTGCCGCAGGTGTCGTGGATCGTCGCGCCGGAAGCCTACTCCGAGCATCCGAACTGGCCTGCGAACTACGGCGCGTGGTACGTCGATCAGGTTTTGCAGATTCTCACGTCGAACCCCGAGGTGTGGAGCAAGACCGCGCTGCTCATCAACTATGACGAGAACGACGGCTTCTTCGATCACATGTCGCCGCCGTTTGCGCCTTCCTCGAGTGCGAATGGACTTTCAACCGTCGACACCACCAACGAAATCTATCCCGGCGGCAACAACGGCAAATACGCGGCCGGTCCGTATGGTCTCGGGCCGCGCGTGCCGATGCTGGTCGTGTCGCCGTGGTCGAAGGGCGGCTTTGTGTGCTCGGAAGTATTCGATCACACGTCCGTGATCCAGTTCATCGAAGCGCGCTTCGGTCATGGCCACAAGCTGTCGGAGCCGAACATCACGCCGTGGCGTCGCACGGTGTGCGGTGATCTGACATCGGCGTTCAACTTCAAGAACCCGAACGATGCGTTCCCGACGCTGCCGTCCACCGCGTCGTACAAGCCGCAGGATCAGAACCGTCACCCCGACTACGTGCCGCTGCCGCCCGCCGTCGGCTCCGTGCCGAAGCAGGAGCCCGGCGTGCGTCCGGCGCGCGCGGTGCCGTACGAGCTGTTCGTCCGCATCAATGACGACAGCAGCGGCAAGCTCTCGATGCGCTTTGTCAACACGGGCGACGCCGGCGCGAACTTCCTCGTGTTCGAAGCGCTGAGCGCCGACGCGCCGCGCACGTACACGGTCGAAGCGGGCAAGCGTCTAGTCGATCAGTTGCCGGTGAAGGCAGATGGTTCGTATGATTTCACGGTACACGGACCGAATGGCTTCCTGCGTCGCTTTGCCGGCAAGCAGGTGGCGCAGCATTTCTGGAACAGCCACGATCGCGCGAATCCGGAAGTCGCAGAGGGCTACGACGTCGCGAACGGCAATCTGCAACTGCGTCTGAAGAACGACGGCAACACGCGCTGCCAGTTCAAGATCGTCAATGCGTACGATTCGGGCAAGCCGCTCACGCACACGGTGCGCGGAGGCGACAGCGACACCGTGAATCTCGATTTGCGTCACGTGTACGGCTGGTACGACCTGACGATCACCGTCGATAGCGACGCGTCGTTCACGCGCCGTTTTGCGGGTCACGTCGAGACGGGCAAGCCGAGCATGAGCGATCCGGCGCTGGGCGGGCAGTAA
- a CDS encoding alpha/beta fold hydrolase, which yields MAEPVTTLREDAGSASVALPATAQRGALDIEYRWLNAHLADTPLAVFLHEGLGSVAMWKDWPQSVCDRLGMRGLVYSRPGYGRSTPRPHLVKLPVDFMSVQARDILPALLDALDVSAEERKRMWVIGHSDGGSITLLYAAAFPDALAGAVVVAPHVFVEDISVASIAEAKTAYEQSDLRSKLARHHDDVDSAFYGWNDIWLSDAFRSWSIVDELEYIRCPLLAVQGYDDHYGTMAQIDTIAQRAPHTQLAKLDNCGHSPHRDAPQALNDAIVDFINKRDATAQA from the coding sequence ATGGCCGAACCTGTTACGACCTTGCGCGAAGACGCCGGTAGCGCGTCGGTTGCGTTGCCTGCGACCGCACAACGCGGCGCGCTGGATATCGAATACCGCTGGCTCAACGCGCATCTGGCCGATACGCCGCTCGCTGTGTTCCTGCACGAGGGGCTCGGCTCCGTCGCGATGTGGAAGGACTGGCCGCAGAGCGTGTGCGACAGACTCGGCATGCGCGGCCTCGTGTATTCGCGCCCGGGCTATGGGCGTTCGACGCCGCGTCCGCATCTCGTCAAATTGCCCGTCGATTTCATGTCGGTGCAGGCGCGCGACATCCTGCCCGCGCTGCTCGATGCACTCGATGTGAGCGCCGAGGAAAGAAAACGCATGTGGGTGATTGGTCACAGCGACGGCGGATCAATCACGCTGCTTTATGCTGCCGCTTTTCCGGATGCACTGGCCGGCGCCGTTGTGGTTGCCCCACATGTCTTCGTCGAGGACATTTCCGTCGCGAGCATCGCGGAGGCGAAGACGGCCTACGAGCAGTCCGATCTGCGTAGCAAGTTGGCGCGTCATCACGACGACGTCGATTCGGCCTTCTATGGCTGGAACGACATATGGCTAAGCGATGCGTTCCGGTCGTGGAGCATCGTCGATGAACTCGAATACATTCGCTGCCCGTTGCTTGCCGTGCAGGGGTACGACGATCATTACGGCACGATGGCGCAAATCGACACGATTGCGCAGCGCGCGCCGCACACTCAACTGGCGAAGCTCGACAATTGTGGGCACTCGCCCCATCGCGATGCGCCGCAAGCGCTCAACGATGCGATCGTCGATTTCATCAATAAGCGCGACGCCACTGCGCAGGCTTGA
- a CDS encoding benzoate-CoA ligase family protein: MQALLESHPREPAPNVAAPPPQFNFASHLFRLNDVRPDKPAYIDDAGVTTYAQLEDRARRFASAMRSLGVHSEERILLVMLDTAELPVAFLGALYAGVVPVVANTLLTSADYLYMLTHSHARAVIASGALLPNVEKAMSEAEHDGCLLIVSQPVQVDPPPTYVLGHLIDGAEPSMKPNACSGDDIAFWLYSSGSTGKPKGTVHTHANLYWTAELYAKPILGIGERDVVFSAAKLFFAYGLGNALTFPLSVGASAVLMAERPTPDAIFRRLVEHRPTIFYGVPTLYASMLVSPNLPPREQVAIRVCASAGEALPREIGERFTAHFGCEILDGIGSTEMLHIFLSNRPGAVEYGTTGRPVPGYEVELRDEAGHSVPDGEVGDLFIKGPSAALMYWSNREKSRATFLGEWIRSGDKYSRLPNGCYQYAGRSDDMLKVSGQYVSPVEVEMVLVQHTAVLEAAVVGVDHGGLVKTRAFVVLKQNADACEALADELKSFVKDKLAPHKYPRDIVFVDDLPKTATGKIQRFKLREQLNS, from the coding sequence ATGCAAGCCTTGCTGGAATCGCACCCGCGCGAGCCCGCACCGAACGTCGCGGCGCCGCCCCCGCAGTTCAATTTCGCGTCGCATCTGTTTCGCCTCAATGACGTGCGGCCCGACAAGCCCGCCTATATCGACGACGCCGGCGTCACCACCTACGCGCAGCTCGAAGACCGCGCGCGCCGCTTCGCTAGCGCAATGCGTTCGCTCGGCGTGCATTCCGAAGAGCGCATCCTGCTCGTGATGCTCGACACGGCCGAATTGCCCGTCGCGTTTCTCGGAGCGCTTTATGCGGGTGTCGTGCCCGTGGTCGCGAACACGCTGCTGACGTCCGCCGACTATCTGTACATGCTCACGCATAGCCACGCGCGCGCCGTGATCGCATCGGGCGCGTTGCTGCCGAATGTCGAAAAAGCGATGAGCGAGGCGGAACACGACGGCTGTCTGTTGATCGTGTCGCAGCCTGTGCAGGTCGATCCGCCGCCAACGTATGTTCTTGGCCACTTGATCGACGGTGCCGAGCCGTCGATGAAACCCAATGCATGTAGCGGCGACGACATCGCGTTCTGGTTGTATTCATCCGGTTCAACCGGCAAACCGAAAGGCACGGTGCATACGCATGCAAACCTGTACTGGACTGCAGAGCTCTATGCGAAGCCGATACTCGGCATCGGCGAACGCGACGTGGTGTTCTCCGCCGCCAAGCTGTTCTTCGCCTACGGCCTCGGCAACGCACTGACGTTTCCGCTTTCGGTCGGCGCGTCGGCCGTGCTGATGGCCGAGCGTCCGACACCCGACGCCATCTTCAGGCGGCTCGTCGAGCATCGGCCGACGATCTTCTACGGCGTACCGACGCTGTACGCGAGCATGCTCGTGTCGCCGAATCTGCCGCCGCGCGAGCAAGTCGCGATACGCGTCTGCGCGTCGGCGGGCGAAGCGTTGCCGCGCGAGATCGGCGAGCGCTTCACCGCGCACTTCGGCTGCGAGATTCTCGACGGCATCGGCTCGACAGAGATGCTGCATATCTTTCTGTCGAATCGCCCAGGTGCGGTCGAGTACGGAACAACGGGCCGCCCAGTGCCAGGATATGAAGTGGAGTTACGCGACGAGGCGGGTCATTCCGTGCCCGACGGTGAAGTCGGCGATCTGTTCATCAAGGGTCCGAGCGCCGCACTGATGTACTGGAGCAACCGCGAAAAGTCGCGCGCAACCTTCCTGGGCGAGTGGATTCGCAGTGGCGACAAGTACAGCCGCTTGCCGAACGGCTGCTATCAATATGCAGGCCGCAGCGACGACATGCTGAAAGTGAGCGGCCAGTATGTGTCGCCCGTCGAAGTGGAAATGGTCCTCGTGCAACATACTGCCGTGCTCGAAGCCGCCGTCGTCGGGGTCGATCACGGTGGTCTCGTGAAAACGCGTGCATTCGTCGTGCTGAAACAAAATGCCGACGCATGCGAAGCACTCGCGGATGAACTCAAGTCGTTCGTCAAGGACAAGCTCGCGCCGCACAAGTATCCGCGCGATATCGTCTTCGTCGACGATCTGCCGAAGACGGCAACCGGTAAGATTCAACGCTTCAAACTGCGGGAACAGCTCAACAGCTGA
- a CDS encoding DUF4863 family protein yields MSPQDFQRLIAGVTAQLDGRPLDASLAGWLNATWPAGSATYDELADACRAGVAEGWLCNREHDGIRYGRVIKPTPDTHGFSVDVVDMQDIAGPHHVHPHGEIDLIMPLTDGATFDGHPAGWCVYGPGSAHRPTVARGQALVLYLLPQGAIEFTRDASVA; encoded by the coding sequence ATGTCCCCTCAGGATTTTCAGCGTCTGATTGCAGGCGTGACCGCGCAACTGGACGGCCGCCCGCTCGACGCGTCGCTAGCCGGGTGGCTCAATGCGACCTGGCCCGCAGGCAGTGCGACTTACGACGAACTCGCCGACGCATGCCGCGCGGGTGTCGCCGAAGGCTGGCTGTGTAATCGCGAGCACGACGGCATCCGCTACGGCCGCGTCATCAAACCCACACCCGACACGCACGGCTTTTCAGTCGACGTCGTCGACATGCAGGACATTGCCGGTCCGCATCACGTGCATCCACACGGCGAAATCGATCTGATCATGCCGCTTACTGACGGCGCGACCTTCGACGGTCATCCGGCCGGCTGGTGCGTGTACGGTCCCGGCAGCGCGCATCGGCCGACGGTCGCGCGCGGTCAGGCGCTCGTGCTTTATCTGCTGCCGCAAGGTGCAATCGAATTCACGAGGGACGCCAGCGTTGCCTGA